The region CGATCGTCATCGACCCAGGGCATGGCGGCACAGACCCTGGTGCTGTAAATGGCAGTTTAAAAGAAAAAACAGCCGTTTTAGGTGTAGCCAAAAAGCTTGGCGAGATACTAAAATCTCGTGGCTACAAGGTCTATTTCACTAGATCAACTGACGTTTTTATAAATTTAAGATCAAGAACAAAATTTGCAAACGACAAGATGGCAGACCTCTTTGTCTCCATCCACGCAAACGCCGCTCCAAACGCTGCTAAAGCAAAGAGCATGCACGGCATCGAAACCTTTTTCTTATCGCCTGCAAGGAGCGAGCGCAGCAAAAACGCAGCCGCACTTGAAAACAAATCAGACATCGAAGAGATGAATTATTTTTCGCAGCAGACATTTTTAAACGTGTTAAACCGCGAGAAGATCATCGCCTCAAACAAGCTTGGTATCGACATCCAAAAAGAAATTTTAGCAAGCGCTAGAAAGGTCTATGCAGCCAGCGACGGCAGCGTGCGAGAAGCGCCATTTTGGGTGCTCGTTGGCGCTCTTATGCCAGCGGTTCTTGTCGAGATCGGCTACATCACACATCCAGTAGAAGGCGAAAAACTCTTTGACGATGCTTATCAAAAAGCCCTTGCAAATGGCATCGCAAATGGCATAGATGGATATTTCGCAAAAAATAGATGAAAAATGCAAATTTGAGCTTTAAAGGGCAAATTCCATTTAACGAAGAGTTTGGCGATATCTACTTTAACACCGAAAAACCCTGGCTTGAGAGCGAATTTGTCTTTGCAAGCGCACTTGATGAAATTTGGCAGAGCAAAGATAGCTTTATAGTCGCCGAGACTGGCTTTGGCGCTGGGCTAAATTTCTTCACACTTTGTAAGAAATTTAAAGCTAGCTCCAAAAAACTTCACTTCGTTAGCATCGAAAAAAGCCCTATCAAAAAAGAATATCTTTTAAAAATTTATGAAAATTTAGGCCTTTTTAAAGCCTATGCTAAAAAGCTAGTTTTGCTCTATCCGCCGCTGATTTCTGGCATACATCGCATAAATTTTGCGCCAAATATCACTCTTGATCTTTGCTACGGTGAGGCAGATCAAATTTTGTCTGAGCTTGATTTTAGTGCTGATATCTGGTTTTTAGACGGCTTTGCCCCAAGTAAAAATGGCTCGATCTGGAGCGAAGATGTCTTTAAACAAATCGCAAGGCTAAGCAGGATTGGCACCATAGTTAGAACCTACTCGTGCGCAAAAATGGTAAAAGATGGGCTAAAAAATGCTGGCTTTTTACTGAGCCTAAAAGAGGGCTACGCTAGAAAACGCCAGATGAGTAGCGCCGTACTAGAAAAAAAGGATGAAAATTTAAAGGATGCTTGGTTTGCCAGGTGCGAGCCAGTCGCCAGCGTAAAAGGCAAAACAGCGCTTGTTATAGGAGCAGGCGTGGCTGGGCTTGCCACAGCTGGTGAGCTAGCTAAAAATGGCTTTAAAGTGGTGATCGCCGAGGCAAAGAGCGAGGTCGCGACAAATGGCTCAGGCAACCACTGCGGCGCCTTGATGCCATTAGTTACGAAGCCTGGGGTAAATTTAGGCCGCATGCACATAAATGCGTTTTTGCAAGCAGTGAGATTTTACAAGGCAAATTTGCCAAAAAGCCTCATTAAATTTAATGGCTGCATCGACTATGCGTTTGATGATGAGCTTGTTAAAAGATACGCATCGTGGCAGGATCAAAATGCGGAGGATGTTTTTAAATTTGATGAGAGCTTAAAGCCATATCCTGGGATATTTATAAAAGATGCGGCTTATGCTAGACCAAGAGAAATTTGTAAATTTCTATCAAGCAACT is a window of Campylobacter concisus DNA encoding:
- the mnmC gene encoding bifunctional tRNA (5-methylaminomethyl-2-thiouridine)(34)-methyltransferase MnmD/FAD-dependent 5-carboxymethylaminomethyl-2-thiouridine(34) oxidoreductase MnmC codes for the protein MKNANLSFKGQIPFNEEFGDIYFNTEKPWLESEFVFASALDEIWQSKDSFIVAETGFGAGLNFFTLCKKFKASSKKLHFVSIEKSPIKKEYLLKIYENLGLFKAYAKKLVLLYPPLISGIHRINFAPNITLDLCYGEADQILSELDFSADIWFLDGFAPSKNGSIWSEDVFKQIARLSRIGTIVRTYSCAKMVKDGLKNAGFLLSLKEGYARKRQMSSAVLEKKDENLKDAWFARCEPVASVKGKTALVIGAGVAGLATAGELAKNGFKVVIAEAKSEVATNGSGNHCGALMPLVTKPGVNLGRMHINAFLQAVRFYKANLPKSLIKFNGCIDYAFDDELVKRYASWQDQNAEDVFKFDESLKPYPGIFIKDAAYARPREICKFLSSNFEVLFNHEYESRTHLQNGKISVKFKNKKSLEADILVFCTGSKSSEIFKDYDMQISSVRGQVTHLKPVLKNTLPLSAKGYICPAVKGVQVIGATYARNEICDTPKDEDNAKNLSDVSEFFDTSKAIIIGSRVGYRSYSGDRFPIIGALHDEEFYKQNYKGLFWSKNKDSNPKASYEKNLFVNFAHGSRGLGTAILGANLITDLVLARPLCIERSLFYELHPARFLIRKLKKGLK